In Rhizobium lusitanum, a genomic segment contains:
- a CDS encoding DoxX family protein, which produces MSTGRQHAETSEGISVQPLAELRVAVVWFLEASVAVIFGLSGVLKISKPIEYLGSLGMDSVMTLPEWAVRVIGFAELLSAGALLVPAMLGVLVALAPLACVALLVVQALAIILELSLAHGDYALTINIVLLGCLTVISWHRFQPSTKS; this is translated from the coding sequence ATGAGCACCGGTCGCCAACATGCGGAAACATCCGAAGGCATTTCCGTTCAGCCCCTGGCGGAACTGAGAGTTGCTGTCGTTTGGTTTCTGGAGGCCTCCGTTGCGGTGATCTTCGGCCTGTCGGGTGTCTTGAAGATATCGAAGCCGATCGAATATCTCGGCAGTCTTGGCATGGATTCCGTGATGACGCTGCCTGAATGGGCCGTTCGTGTTATTGGCTTCGCTGAACTGCTTTCGGCTGGCGCCTTGCTGGTGCCGGCCATGCTCGGTGTGCTTGTTGCGCTTGCGCCCCTTGCCTGCGTCGCGCTTCTGGTCGTGCAGGCCCTTGCCATCATCCTTGAGCTTTCGCTTGCCCACGGCGATTACGCGCTGACCATAAACATCGTCCTGCTCGGCTGCCTGACAGTGATCTCGTGGCACCGCTTTCAGCCATCTACGAAGTCTTGA
- a CDS encoding NAD(P)/FAD-dependent oxidoreductase has translation MHAFTQPSKVIVVGGGIFGVSTALHLARLGVRTIIINDGPLANGASGRSLAWLNSARKRSDAYHRLRLAGIDRYRTLAAKYPDARWLRFDGGLTWDADNDRNEIAEVFEYERNLGYHALLLTPSKIAETTPGVDASTVTPQGGKFNPGEGWVDLPSLIGVLAEEFKALGGEIVTEAGRATVNVEDGRARGVSTSNGVRWDADAVLLAAGGAVPAIVAEAGQHIADGTPIALLVRTKPIKHPLKAVLNTPRVAVRPTPDGGFALDSAWSEEEVGVNADGSYEIKPSTLEGLLREASQVLEGNPVLELADYGVGPKPIPGDGDPVFGELQSIPGYFVAFSHSGATLGLIAGELLADEIATGKRHPLLANFRPERFSK, from the coding sequence ATGCATGCTTTCACTCAGCCTTCGAAGGTCATCGTCGTTGGCGGCGGGATTTTCGGGGTCTCGACAGCGCTTCATCTGGCGCGGCTCGGTGTTCGCACCATCATCATCAATGACGGTCCGCTGGCGAACGGCGCCTCCGGCCGTTCGCTCGCCTGGCTCAATTCGGCGCGTAAGCGCTCGGATGCCTATCATCGGCTGCGTTTGGCCGGTATCGACCGCTATCGGACGCTGGCCGCCAAATATCCGGATGCGCGGTGGCTGCGGTTCGACGGCGGCTTGACCTGGGATGCGGACAACGACCGCAACGAGATTGCCGAGGTCTTCGAATATGAGCGCAATCTCGGCTACCACGCTCTACTGCTCACCCCGTCGAAGATTGCGGAGACGACGCCGGGCGTCGATGCCAGCACAGTGACGCCACAGGGCGGCAAGTTCAATCCCGGCGAGGGCTGGGTCGACCTGCCGTCGCTGATCGGTGTTCTCGCCGAGGAATTCAAGGCGCTGGGCGGCGAGATCGTCACTGAAGCCGGACGCGCGACCGTCAATGTCGAAGACGGCCGGGCTCGTGGCGTGTCGACGTCGAACGGCGTCCGCTGGGACGCCGATGCCGTCCTGCTCGCAGCCGGCGGCGCGGTGCCCGCGATCGTTGCCGAGGCGGGCCAGCACATTGCCGACGGAACGCCGATTGCGCTTCTCGTCAGGACAAAGCCGATCAAGCATCCATTGAAAGCCGTTTTGAACACGCCGCGTGTTGCTGTTCGACCGACGCCCGATGGCGGCTTTGCGCTCGATTCCGCCTGGTCTGAGGAGGAAGTCGGCGTTAATGCGGACGGAAGCTACGAGATCAAGCCTTCCACGCTCGAAGGCCTGCTTCGCGAAGCGTCGCAGGTGCTCGAGGGCAACCCGGTGCTCGAACTGGCGGATTATGGCGTCGGACCGAAACCTATTCCGGGCGACGGCGACCCGGTCTTCGGAGAGTTGCAGTCCATCCCCGGCTACTTCGTCGCTTTCAGCCACAGCGGCGCGACGCTTGGTCTGATCGCCGGCGAGTTGCTCGCCGATGAGATTGCTACCGGAAAGCGCCATCCGCTGCTGGCCAATTTCCGGCCGGAGCGTTTTTCGAAGTAG
- the dhaL gene encoding dihydroxyacetone kinase subunit DhaL encodes MTTITADDLKSLIALIAQAMTRERDRLCELDGAIGDADHGIAMELGFSAAAKATAELDPATADPTLVFNTAAKAFLNAVGASSGPLYATGLMRAGAAVKGKPSLTADDMVAAFAAIAKGIQDRGKAEVGEKTMVDAWTPAAAACQAAREQGMPLEECFSAALAAAEAGMLATKDMVATKGRSSRLGERALGHVDPGAASATVIVACFHGFFSSQP; translated from the coding sequence ATGACGACGATCACGGCCGACGATTTGAAATCTCTCATCGCCCTCATTGCGCAGGCCATGACGCGCGAAAGGGACCGGCTTTGCGAGCTTGATGGCGCGATCGGCGATGCCGATCACGGGATCGCCATGGAACTCGGCTTTTCGGCAGCCGCAAAGGCAACAGCCGAACTGGATCCGGCAACGGCAGACCCCACCCTGGTCTTCAACACCGCAGCCAAGGCTTTCCTGAACGCAGTCGGCGCCTCCTCAGGACCGCTTTACGCAACCGGCCTGATGCGCGCGGGAGCCGCAGTCAAGGGCAAACCGTCGCTCACCGCCGACGACATGGTCGCTGCCTTCGCGGCGATTGCCAAGGGAATTCAGGATCGCGGCAAAGCCGAGGTCGGGGAGAAGACCATGGTCGACGCCTGGACACCTGCTGCCGCCGCCTGCCAGGCTGCTCGGGAACAGGGTATGCCCCTCGAAGAATGCTTTTCCGCAGCACTGGCAGCAGCGGAAGCCGGGATGCTGGCAACGAAAGATATGGTGGCCACGAAGGGGCGCTCCTCAAGGCTCGGCGAGCGCGCCCTGGGTCACGTCGATCCTGGCGCCGCCTCGGCAACTGTCATCGTCGCCTGCTTCCATGGCTTCTTCTCATCGCAACCGTAA
- a CDS encoding dihydroxyacetone kinase subunit DhaK: MKTKKLINDGAAAADEMLVGVLAAHPNHLRAIEGSPRSIVAKHGPRAGKVGLVIGGGSGHEPSFLGFVGKGLADAAAVGNVFASPPPDPIIECAKAVNNGAGVLFAYGNYAGDVMNFDMAAEMLTMDDIEVRTVLTTDDVASAPIDQRDRRRGVAGNVFVFKAAGAACDLMYSLDEVERVARWANDRTYTMGVALAPCSLPQTLKPNFQLGDDEMEIGMGIHGEPGVARGPLKPADQVTTELLDRILGEMQPKQGDRVAVLINSLGSTPLMELYIIMRKVKMTLDTLGVDIHLSLVGNYCTSLEMAGASITLMHLDDELQRLIDHPCDCAMFRSGEVL, encoded by the coding sequence GTGAAGACGAAGAAGCTTATCAATGACGGTGCGGCGGCCGCGGACGAAATGCTGGTCGGCGTGCTGGCGGCTCATCCCAACCACCTTCGCGCCATTGAGGGATCGCCGCGATCAATCGTGGCAAAGCATGGCCCGCGCGCGGGCAAGGTCGGCCTCGTCATCGGCGGCGGCTCCGGGCACGAGCCGAGCTTCCTGGGTTTCGTCGGCAAGGGGCTCGCCGACGCGGCAGCGGTTGGAAATGTGTTTGCCTCGCCGCCGCCGGACCCGATCATCGAATGCGCCAAGGCGGTCAACAATGGTGCCGGCGTCCTGTTCGCCTACGGCAATTATGCCGGCGATGTCATGAATTTCGACATGGCAGCCGAAATGCTCACCATGGATGACATCGAGGTCCGCACCGTGCTGACAACCGACGACGTCGCCTCCGCCCCCATCGATCAGCGGGACCGTCGGCGCGGCGTCGCCGGCAACGTCTTTGTCTTCAAGGCCGCCGGTGCCGCCTGTGATCTGATGTACAGCCTGGACGAGGTGGAGCGGGTCGCGCGATGGGCGAATGACCGCACCTATACGATGGGCGTTGCACTCGCGCCCTGCTCCCTGCCGCAGACGCTGAAGCCGAACTTCCAGCTCGGCGACGACGAGATGGAGATCGGCATGGGCATTCACGGCGAGCCCGGCGTTGCCCGTGGCCCGCTGAAACCCGCCGATCAGGTGACCACAGAACTGCTCGACAGGATCCTCGGCGAGATGCAGCCCAAGCAAGGCGACCGCGTGGCCGTACTGATCAATTCGCTCGGATCGACGCCGCTGATGGAACTCTACATCATCATGCGCAAGGTCAAGATGACGCTCGACACGCTGGGCGTGGATATCCACCTGTCGCTGGTTGGGAACTATTGTACGTCGCTGGAAATGGCCGGCGCTTCGATCACGCTGATGCATCTGGATGATGAATTGCAGCGGCTGATCGACCACCCCTGCGACTGCGCGATGTTCCGTTCCGGCGAGGTACTCTGA
- a CDS encoding amino acid ABC transporter permease/ATP-binding protein, with the protein MNWLENLRRSFLDWDAMAEVLPSMITVGLKNTLILAAASTVLGVIIGMVLAVMGISQSRWLRLPARIYTDIFRGLPAIVTILIIGQGFARIGRELFGPSPFPLGIIALSLIAGAYIGEIFRSGIQSVERGQMEACRALSMSYGQGMRLIVIPQGVRRVLPALVNQFIGNVKDSSLVYFLGLLASEREIFRVGQDQAVVTGNLSPLLLAGVFYLVITVPLTHFVNYIDTRLRLGRQGRGSGAASGLVEVGELRAASNTTIGSEPRFKAGALKVRDLSMAYGDLDVLKGVDLDIAPGTVTCIIGPSGSGKSTLLRCLNRLVEPKRGDILLDGESILTMKPESLRRRVGMVFQHFNLFPDHTALENVMLSLMKIKKMPRAEARRIAEARLAEVGLAERKDHRPAGLSGGQQQRVAIARALAMDPEVILFDEVTSALDPELVKGVLDLMANLGQQGMTMAVVTHEMGFARRVADQVVFMDEGRIIEAGSPQQIFDSPQSERLKRFLAEVL; encoded by the coding sequence ATGAATTGGCTTGAAAATCTCCGCCGCAGCTTCCTGGATTGGGATGCCATGGCGGAAGTGCTGCCGAGCATGATCACCGTTGGCCTGAAGAACACGCTGATCCTGGCCGCTGCCTCGACGGTGCTTGGTGTCATCATCGGGATGGTACTGGCCGTCATGGGCATCTCGCAATCACGCTGGTTGCGTCTGCCGGCGCGGATCTACACCGATATCTTCCGGGGTTTGCCGGCGATCGTGACGATCCTGATCATCGGCCAGGGCTTTGCCCGTATCGGACGCGAACTGTTCGGCCCCTCGCCATTTCCGCTCGGCATCATCGCGCTCAGCCTGATCGCTGGCGCCTATATCGGCGAGATCTTCCGTTCCGGCATTCAAAGCGTCGAGCGCGGCCAGATGGAAGCCTGCCGTGCGCTCAGCATGAGTTACGGGCAGGGAATGCGGCTGATCGTCATACCGCAAGGCGTGCGGCGCGTCCTGCCGGCGCTCGTCAATCAGTTCATCGGCAACGTCAAGGATTCGAGTCTTGTCTATTTCCTAGGGTTGCTTGCCTCGGAACGCGAGATTTTCCGCGTCGGCCAGGATCAGGCCGTGGTGACGGGAAACCTGTCGCCCCTGCTGCTTGCCGGCGTGTTCTATCTCGTCATCACCGTGCCGCTCACCCATTTCGTCAACTATATCGACACGAGGCTGCGGCTTGGAAGACAAGGTCGTGGCTCGGGGGCCGCAAGCGGTCTCGTTGAGGTGGGCGAATTGCGGGCTGCTTCCAATACCACCATTGGCAGCGAACCACGCTTCAAGGCGGGCGCCCTCAAGGTTCGCGATCTCAGCATGGCCTATGGCGATCTCGATGTGCTGAAGGGCGTTGATCTCGATATCGCTCCGGGGACGGTGACCTGCATCATCGGCCCGTCGGGTTCCGGCAAGTCTACGCTTCTACGGTGCCTGAACCGACTGGTCGAACCAAAGCGCGGCGACATTCTGCTTGATGGCGAGAGTATTCTGACAATGAAGCCGGAGAGCCTGCGTCGGCGCGTCGGCATGGTATTCCAGCACTTCAACCTCTTTCCCGATCACACCGCGCTCGAAAACGTCATGTTGTCGCTGATGAAGATCAAGAAGATGCCCAGAGCCGAGGCGCGGCGGATCGCTGAAGCTCGCCTTGCCGAAGTCGGTCTCGCCGAACGTAAGGATCATCGGCCGGCGGGCCTGTCGGGCGGGCAGCAGCAGCGTGTCGCCATCGCCCGCGCGCTGGCAATGGATCCCGAGGTCATCCTGTTCGATGAAGTAACGAGCGCGCTCGATCCGGAGCTGGTCAAGGGCGTTCTTGACCTGATGGCGAACCTTGGACAGCAAGGCATGACGATGGCCGTCGTGACCCACGAGATGGGTTTTGCCCGCAGGGTTGCCGATCAGGTCGTGTTCATGGATGAAGGCCGTATCATTGAAGCAGGTTCGCCGCAGCAAATTTTCGACAGTCCGCAAAGCGAGCGGTTAAAGCGCTTCCTCGCGGAAGTTCTTTGA
- the apnL gene encoding D-apionate lactonase, with the protein MTAESDPFQLYGTYETETPPVRLTAGRLAVDFKDGNLRIITYDGIEVLRGVSYLVRDRDWGTYAPSLSELTINQGEDAFLVSYVAHCIGSEGTMLEIRVHISAEAGGLVIFDAEAVSETGFETNRCGFCILHPIVGVAGTPVSVEHVDGHRDDTHFPDLIEPWQPFKDMRAITHTVMPQVTAECRMEGDTFEMEDQRNWSDASYKTYVRPLALPWPYQIPAGQSVRQRVVLGIKDKRETLNAPESASPGSRAVTITEGAKRGTMPATGLVITPEEAQATLEARDVLAEIGPQELLFHFDPNAGHGADAFKAFNAIAQLNAGTSTLEIALPCKQSPLAEAMECAIWMQTAGFWPDAIVISPSVDRQSTPPGSQWPACPPLEEVYTAARAAFPGTRLGGGMLSYFTELNRKRVPSEPLDLITHCTNPIVHASDDLSVMQTLEALPFITRSVHAIYGDKPYRIGPSTIPMRQNPYGSRTMDNRDGRRIAMANTDPRHNGRFAEAFALGYAAKVLDAGLECLTLSALTGPFGLIAGRDEPSPAGGRRPIFNTVALLARLAGSPWRECISSDPTAVLAFIAKPAHGAPQLLLVNVTPVAQLIELGRLRPAVQLPGDGLTLGPYAVGSIVLAD; encoded by the coding sequence CGACCGCGATTGGGGCACCTATGCACCATCGCTATCGGAGCTGACGATCAATCAGGGCGAGGATGCCTTTTTGGTGAGCTACGTCGCCCATTGCATCGGCTCCGAGGGCACCATGCTCGAAATTCGCGTTCATATTTCCGCTGAAGCCGGGGGTCTTGTGATCTTCGATGCGGAAGCGGTCTCCGAAACCGGCTTCGAGACCAATCGCTGCGGCTTCTGCATCCTTCATCCGATTGTCGGCGTGGCCGGCACACCGGTCTCGGTGGAGCATGTCGATGGCCATCGCGACGATACCCACTTTCCCGATCTCATCGAGCCGTGGCAGCCCTTTAAGGATATGCGGGCGATCACGCATACCGTCATGCCGCAAGTCACGGCGGAATGCCGGATGGAGGGCGATACCTTCGAGATGGAAGACCAGCGCAACTGGTCGGACGCCTCCTACAAGACCTATGTTCGCCCTCTCGCTTTGCCCTGGCCCTATCAAATACCGGCCGGCCAGTCCGTTAGGCAACGCGTCGTTCTCGGCATAAAGGACAAACGAGAGACACTGAACGCTCCAGAATCCGCCTCTCCGGGCAGCCGGGCCGTCACGATCACGGAGGGAGCGAAGCGCGGGACAATGCCGGCGACCGGCCTCGTGATCACGCCCGAGGAGGCGCAGGCGACGCTTGAGGCTCGCGATGTCCTGGCGGAAATCGGGCCGCAGGAATTGCTTTTTCACTTCGATCCGAATGCCGGTCATGGCGCAGATGCGTTTAAGGCGTTCAACGCCATTGCCCAGCTCAATGCCGGCACATCGACGCTGGAGATAGCCTTGCCGTGCAAGCAATCGCCGCTGGCGGAAGCGATGGAGTGCGCAATCTGGATGCAGACGGCCGGGTTCTGGCCGGACGCGATTGTCATTTCCCCTTCCGTGGACAGGCAATCGACACCTCCGGGCAGCCAATGGCCGGCGTGCCCTCCGCTTGAGGAGGTCTATACGGCAGCTCGCGCCGCCTTTCCGGGCACTCGCCTCGGCGGCGGTATGCTCAGCTACTTCACCGAGCTCAATCGCAAGCGCGTACCCTCCGAACCGCTCGATCTCATCACCCATTGCACCAACCCGATCGTGCATGCCTCCGACGATCTCAGCGTCATGCAGACACTGGAAGCGCTGCCGTTCATCACACGCTCGGTACACGCCATCTACGGCGACAAGCCCTACCGCATCGGCCCCTCCACCATTCCCATGCGGCAAAACCCCTATGGTAGCCGGACCATGGACAATCGCGACGGTCGCCGTATTGCGATGGCGAATACGGATCCCCGACACAATGGCCGTTTCGCCGAAGCTTTCGCCCTTGGCTATGCAGCCAAGGTGCTCGATGCCGGTCTGGAATGCCTGACGCTTTCAGCGCTGACAGGCCCCTTCGGGTTGATCGCCGGCAGGGATGAGCCGTCTCCAGCCGGCGGCAGACGCCCGATCTTTAACACGGTTGCCCTGCTGGCCCGCCTCGCCGGCAGTCCATGGCGGGAATGCATATCTTCCGACCCGACCGCAGTCCTCGCCTTCATTGCCAAGCCAGCGCATGGCGCGCCACAATTGCTGCTCGTGAACGTGACGCCCGTGGCGCAGTTGATCGAGCTTGGCCGCTTGCGCCCCGCTGTCCAGCTTCCGGGCGATGGCCTCACTCTTGGACCCTACGCCGTCGGTTCGATCGTTTTGGCGGATTGA
- a CDS encoding LacI family DNA-binding transcriptional regulator produces the protein MENLSPPKRSVTVADVAKAAKVSKATAARVLGGYGVVSDKIRAQVMAAATELEYRPNELARSMTTGKSGIIGVIVGDIENAFFSLAVRGISDAARVAGFNVIIANSGEELDAEKSAVDLLIGKRVDGLIVTPARCDRMEHLQDIRRVGVPLVLFDRSIPELGVDSVTGDDRDAAISATRHLLEAGHRRIAYVSAMDTSGDPFTDSQQISNSAVRERVEGFLSVLTDAGLKSPEHYVRLGATDQQRTDTVVKRLLEEVSPPTALLASDSLVGLRIFRSLQSLGLSTPRDISMISFLDADWTTVTAPPITVVDQPVYEMGKKAAERLISRLDGKEPPVERTIVKTSLIQRGSVAAPRSTVT, from the coding sequence ATGGAAAACCTTAGTCCTCCCAAACGCTCCGTCACCGTCGCCGACGTCGCAAAAGCGGCCAAGGTCTCGAAGGCCACGGCGGCCCGTGTTCTCGGCGGCTATGGCGTGGTCAGCGATAAGATCCGCGCCCAGGTGATGGCTGCGGCAACAGAGCTGGAATACCGGCCAAACGAGCTTGCCCGCAGCATGACGACGGGGAAATCCGGCATTATCGGCGTCATCGTCGGCGATATCGAGAACGCCTTTTTCAGCCTCGCCGTCCGAGGCATCAGCGACGCTGCGCGCGTGGCGGGTTTCAACGTCATCATTGCCAATTCCGGTGAAGAGCTCGATGCGGAGAAATCAGCCGTCGACCTGCTCATCGGCAAGCGCGTCGATGGCCTGATCGTCACCCCGGCGCGATGCGACCGGATGGAGCATTTACAGGACATTCGCCGCGTCGGTGTGCCGCTCGTCCTGTTCGATAGAAGCATTCCGGAGCTTGGGGTCGATTCGGTGACTGGGGATGACCGCGATGCCGCCATATCCGCGACGCGCCATCTGCTCGAGGCGGGACATCGCCGTATCGCCTATGTATCCGCCATGGATACCAGTGGTGATCCGTTTACAGACAGCCAGCAGATTTCCAACTCCGCCGTGCGAGAGCGGGTGGAGGGTTTCCTGAGCGTGCTGACGGATGCGGGATTGAAGAGCCCGGAGCACTATGTCCGGCTCGGCGCCACGGATCAGCAGCGGACGGATACCGTGGTGAAACGTCTCCTTGAAGAAGTATCCCCGCCAACAGCCTTGCTGGCATCGGATAGCCTGGTCGGGTTGAGGATATTCAGGTCGCTGCAATCTCTCGGCCTGTCCACCCCTCGGGATATATCGATGATCTCTTTCCTGGATGCCGACTGGACGACGGTCACCGCTCCTCCGATCACCGTTGTCGATCAGCCGGTCTACGAGATGGGGAAGAAGGCAGCCGAAAGGCTTATCTCCCGGTTGGACGGCAAGGAACCGCCGGTGGAGCGCACGATCGTCAAGACCAGCCTGATCCAGCGCGGCTCGGTGGCGGCACCACGATCGACTGTGACTTGA
- a CDS encoding ABC transporter substrate-binding protein, whose product MSKSGIFAAAIAPLRAGVLAYLLAAGIGSASAADNPYNLIDPQTISVGTMGDAKPYTFATAGGQFTGFDIELFLNVVSRMGFAKDKVTFTGQEFSALMPSVANERFDVAVAAIGTTEARKKTVDFSDGYIAGYLSVLTPKAGIKDADTLKGKRLGVVQGTLQEIYATKNFGGADLVKFPDNNSAVAALDNGTIDAHFLDYEAAKQYGERYPALKIAVNIPSFDAPAGFVIKKGNDAFRTALNTALHAAMQDGTWKTLYEKWFPGSPMPEQYLPKK is encoded by the coding sequence ATGAGCAAATCTGGCATATTCGCAGCCGCCATCGCTCCTTTGCGAGCTGGCGTCCTGGCCTATCTTCTTGCAGCTGGTATCGGGTCCGCATCCGCGGCCGACAATCCCTATAATCTGATCGATCCGCAGACCATCAGCGTCGGCACGATGGGCGATGCAAAACCCTACACGTTTGCCACGGCCGGCGGCCAGTTCACCGGCTTCGACATTGAATTGTTCCTGAATGTCGTATCGCGCATGGGCTTTGCGAAAGACAAGGTGACCTTCACCGGCCAGGAATTCTCGGCCTTGATGCCGTCCGTCGCCAATGAGCGTTTTGACGTGGCGGTCGCCGCGATCGGCACCACCGAGGCACGCAAGAAGACGGTCGATTTCTCCGATGGTTATATCGCCGGCTATCTCTCCGTCCTGACACCGAAAGCGGGCATCAAGGATGCCGATACGCTCAAGGGCAAGCGTCTTGGCGTGGTGCAAGGTACTCTGCAGGAAATCTACGCCACCAAGAACTTTGGTGGAGCGGATCTCGTAAAGTTTCCTGACAACAACTCGGCGGTCGCCGCGCTCGACAACGGCACGATCGATGCTCATTTCCTCGATTACGAAGCAGCCAAGCAATATGGCGAGCGCTATCCGGCGCTGAAGATCGCCGTGAATATCCCATCCTTCGATGCACCGGCGGGCTTCGTGATCAAAAAGGGAAATGATGCCTTCCGCACCGCACTGAATACTGCGCTTCATGCGGCGATGCAGGACGGTACCTGGAAGACGCTGTATGAAAAGTGGTTTCCGGGTTCACCGATGCCGGAACAATATCTACCCAAGAAGTAA